One window of the Shewanella litorisediminis genome contains the following:
- a CDS encoding 4-hydroxyproline epimerase, which produces MMKGTFFCVDAHTCGNPVRLVTSGHPHLRGRTMSEKRQDFLANHDWIRKALMFEPRGHDMMSGSFLYPPCSDNADAAILFIETSGCLPMCGHGTIGTITAAIETGLLKPRTPGKLVLDVPAGQIEIDYQQTGAKVDWVRIYNVPAYLAHKDAILDIPGLGTLKVDVSYGGNYYVIVDPQENFPGLRHWSAADILRWSPIVRQVAHDTLSCIHPNDPTVRGVSHVLWTGDTISEGSDGANAVFYGDKAIDRSPCGTGTSARLAQLYARGKLKVGDSYTHESIIGSQFIGRIESATKVGDYDAIRPSIQGWARVFGQNAITVDDADPYAFGFQVV; this is translated from the coding sequence ATGATGAAAGGTACATTTTTCTGCGTCGATGCTCATACCTGCGGTAACCCAGTACGGTTGGTCACCAGTGGCCACCCGCACCTTCGGGGCCGCACCATGAGTGAAAAACGCCAGGACTTCCTCGCCAACCACGACTGGATCCGCAAGGCATTGATGTTCGAGCCCCGGGGCCACGACATGATGTCGGGTTCGTTCCTGTACCCACCTTGCTCAGACAACGCCGATGCCGCCATCCTGTTTATTGAAACCAGCGGCTGCCTGCCCATGTGCGGCCACGGCACCATAGGCACCATCACGGCCGCCATCGAAACCGGCCTGCTGAAGCCCCGTACCCCGGGCAAGCTGGTGCTGGATGTGCCCGCCGGGCAAATAGAAATTGACTATCAGCAAACCGGCGCCAAGGTCGATTGGGTACGCATCTATAATGTGCCTGCCTATCTGGCCCACAAAGATGCGATTCTGGATATCCCCGGTCTTGGCACCCTCAAGGTCGATGTGTCCTACGGCGGTAATTACTACGTGATTGTCGACCCGCAGGAAAACTTCCCTGGCCTGCGCCACTGGAGCGCCGCGGACATTCTGCGCTGGAGCCCGATTGTGCGCCAGGTGGCCCACGACACCCTGAGCTGCATTCATCCCAACGACCCCACAGTGCGGGGTGTAAGCCATGTGCTCTGGACCGGCGACACCATCAGTGAAGGGTCAGATGGCGCCAACGCAGTGTTTTATGGCGATAAGGCCATCGACCGCTCTCCCTGCGGCACAGGCACCAGCGCCCGCCTCGCGCAGCTTTATGCCCGCGGCAAACTCAAGGTGGGCGACAGCTATACCCATGAGAGCATCATTGGCAGCCAGTTTATCGGCCGCATCGAGTCTGCCACCAAGGTGGGCGACTACGATGCAATCCGCCCCAGTATTCAGGGCTGGGCCCGTGTGTTTGGCCAAAACGCCATCACAGTGGATGACGCAGACCCCTACGCATTTGGGTTCCAGGTCGTGTAA
- a CDS encoding proline racemase family protein, producing MGPVQLSPELLSQFRRITTLDAHTEGEPLRIITSGYPDVPGDTILEKRQFLTTHLDEYRQLLMFEPRGHADMYGALLTEPVSEHADFGVLFLHNEGYSSMCGHAVLALATVLCQTGAIAFEGNRAEIGIDAPAGFIRAFAEKDTNGRIQASFLNVPSWAEALDLSIDVPGIGKVKFDIGFGGAYYAYVDADALGLDCSADNLNQLIDWGRRIKQAVMASYPIKHPLDEDLSFLYGTIFTSKHTALIEAHSRHVCIFADGEVDRSPTGTGVAGRIALLRAKGEVGLAESLTIESIVGGKMQVEALEQIDFHGKDALIPKVSGRAFMTGQHTFLLHPDDIFQTGFLLR from the coding sequence ATGGGACCCGTTCAGTTAAGCCCTGAATTACTTAGCCAATTTCGCCGGATCACCACCCTGGATGCCCACACGGAAGGAGAGCCTCTGAGGATTATTACCTCGGGTTACCCCGACGTGCCCGGGGACACCATATTGGAAAAACGTCAGTTTTTAACGACGCACCTCGATGAGTATCGCCAGCTGTTGATGTTTGAACCCCGAGGCCATGCAGACATGTATGGTGCACTCCTCACCGAGCCTGTGTCTGAACACGCCGACTTTGGCGTACTGTTTTTGCACAACGAGGGGTATTCCAGTATGTGTGGCCATGCGGTGTTGGCTCTTGCCACCGTTCTGTGTCAAACCGGTGCCATCGCCTTCGAAGGCAACCGCGCCGAAATAGGCATAGATGCGCCGGCAGGCTTTATCCGTGCCTTTGCTGAAAAAGACACAAATGGCCGCATTCAGGCCAGCTTTTTAAACGTGCCATCCTGGGCGGAGGCGCTGGATTTATCCATCGACGTGCCCGGAATTGGTAAAGTGAAGTTCGATATCGGCTTTGGCGGGGCTTATTATGCTTATGTGGACGCCGATGCCCTGGGGCTGGATTGCAGCGCAGATAACCTGAATCAACTGATTGATTGGGGGCGACGGATTAAGCAGGCGGTTATGGCGTCTTACCCCATTAAGCACCCCCTTGATGAAGACCTGAGCTTTTTATATGGCACTATCTTTACCTCAAAGCACACCGCGCTTATCGAGGCTCATTCGCGCCATGTGTGTATTTTTGCCGATGGTGAGGTAGACCGTTCCCCCACAGGAACCGGCGTCGCCGGGCGCATTGCCTTGCTGCGGGCCAAAGGGGAGGTCGGGCTGGCAGAGTCTTTGACCATTGAGAGTATTGTCGGCGGTAAAATGCAGGTCGAAGCCCTGGAGCAGATAGACTTTCACGGCAAGGATGCGCTGATCCCAAAGGTCTCCGGCCGGGCCTTTATGACCGGACAACACACGTTTTTGCTGCATCCTGACGATATTTTTCAAACCGGCTTTTTACTGCGTTGA
- a CDS encoding ketoacyl-ACP synthase III, whose product MQYATITGWGKCVPPAVLTNHDLATFIDTSDEWIKPRTGISQRHISHVNTSELATVAAQRALAAAGIDGSELDMIILATASPDTLIPNIASTVQANVGARCAAFDINAACSGFLYGLGLASSQIKSGQCKKVLVIGAERLTFYLDWSRRETAVLFGDGAGAVVVEASDVPGGVLGYELNNDPDGRDILKAGFGTAMDRFSAESLDFYIQFDGQEIFKRAINGMGKLSAQVLEKCSVDKDAVDLVIPHQANERIIDTLVSKMRIPKEKAFVNIANYGNTSAATIPIAICDALEKGLIKPNDTILSCAFGAGLTSAALLLKWGERITPVNISDAELPPCDQTGIELVSRAVNYFCK is encoded by the coding sequence ATGCAGTACGCCACCATTACCGGCTGGGGCAAATGTGTTCCCCCAGCCGTGCTGACCAACCATGATCTCGCCACCTTCATCGACACTTCAGATGAGTGGATCAAGCCAAGAACCGGGATCAGTCAGCGCCACATCAGCCACGTCAATACCTCAGAGCTTGCCACTGTTGCCGCCCAGCGCGCCCTGGCCGCCGCCGGTATTGATGGCAGTGAACTTGACATGATTATTCTGGCCACCGCGAGCCCGGATACCCTGATCCCCAACATTGCCTCCACCGTGCAGGCCAATGTGGGCGCGCGCTGCGCAGCCTTCGACATCAATGCCGCCTGCTCAGGTTTCCTGTATGGCCTTGGCCTTGCCAGCTCGCAAATCAAAAGCGGCCAGTGCAAAAAAGTACTGGTGATAGGTGCCGAGCGTCTGACCTTCTATTTGGACTGGTCACGCCGCGAAACGGCTGTACTCTTCGGTGACGGCGCAGGTGCCGTGGTAGTGGAAGCCAGCGACGTTCCCGGCGGCGTATTGGGCTATGAGCTCAATAACGACCCCGATGGCCGCGATATCCTCAAGGCTGGCTTTGGTACTGCCATGGACAGATTCAGCGCAGAATCGCTGGACTTTTACATCCAGTTTGACGGCCAGGAAATCTTCAAGCGTGCCATCAACGGTATGGGTAAGTTGAGTGCCCAGGTACTGGAAAAATGTAGCGTAGACAAGGATGCGGTGGATTTGGTTATCCCCCATCAGGCCAACGAGCGCATTATCGATACCCTGGTCAGCAAAATGCGCATTCCGAAAGAAAAAGCCTTCGTGAATATTGCCAACTACGGCAACACGTCGGCGGCGACCATTCCAATTGCCATTTGCGACGCATTGGAAAAAGGCCTTATCAAGCCCAATGACACCATACTTTCCTGCGCGTTTGGTGCAGGCCTGACATCAGCGGCATTGCTACTGAAATGGGGCGAGCGGATAACGCCGGTGAACATCAGCGATGCCGAGCTGCCGCCCTGCGACCAAACCGGCATTGAGCTGGTGAGCCGCGCCGTGAACTACTTCTGCAAGTAA
- a CDS encoding NAD(P)/FAD-dependent oxidoreductase, with product MQVIVIGAGVVGLANAVALARRGFQVTVMDKEGVAAGASFGNAGHFATEQVFPLADPSLLPKLPRMLLDPLGPFRIRPAYFHRALPWFIRFVVNMLPARRKRNGEAIKALNARSMASTRDLLTFCGRADLLVENGSLLVFETPDARVMAQELALYRGAGVAVTLLSGDEARALEPSLSDAITGALWFTEVGHTPNPRAICEVLADTLKAMGGRIEIDLVSTLQGGNKPSVTTVGGKVSTADKLLLCAGAWSRPLASKLGHRVPLDTERGYHLMMPQQSGLKRPVASYERKFIITPMDGGTRLAGTVEFGGLDAPMSNARADCLLPHAKALLPRVFEGADVSDGERWMGFRPSLPDSLPVLGESKSPGVYFAFGHQHLGLTWAASTAELMGQLVSGETPAIDMSPYSVKRFD from the coding sequence ATGCAGGTAATAGTCATAGGTGCAGGTGTTGTTGGGCTTGCCAATGCAGTGGCATTAGCCCGAAGGGGCTTTCAGGTGACAGTGATGGATAAAGAAGGGGTTGCTGCCGGGGCGTCCTTTGGTAATGCCGGGCATTTCGCCACAGAGCAGGTATTTCCTCTGGCCGATCCGTCCCTTTTACCCAAGCTGCCGAGAATGCTGCTCGACCCCCTGGGGCCTTTTCGCATTCGTCCGGCTTACTTTCACCGGGCCTTACCCTGGTTTATTCGCTTTGTCGTCAATATGTTGCCTGCAAGGCGCAAACGCAATGGAGAAGCCATCAAAGCGCTCAATGCCCGCTCGATGGCGTCCACCAGAGACCTGTTGACGTTTTGCGGCCGGGCGGACTTACTGGTTGAGAATGGCTCCTTGCTGGTATTTGAAACGCCCGATGCCAGAGTCATGGCGCAGGAGCTGGCGCTGTATCGCGGTGCCGGGGTTGCGGTTACCTTGCTCAGTGGTGATGAAGCAAGGGCCCTTGAGCCCAGTTTATCCGATGCAATCACCGGGGCGCTGTGGTTTACAGAGGTTGGGCATACTCCCAACCCCCGTGCCATCTGTGAAGTATTGGCTGATACCCTTAAGGCGATGGGGGGACGCATTGAGATTGATTTGGTGAGCACCTTGCAGGGGGGCAATAAACCCTCAGTGACGACAGTGGGTGGTAAGGTCAGCACAGCCGATAAGCTGCTTCTTTGTGCCGGCGCATGGTCACGGCCGCTGGCGTCGAAGCTGGGGCACAGGGTGCCGCTCGACACAGAGCGGGGTTATCACTTAATGATGCCCCAGCAAAGCGGTCTCAAAAGACCAGTGGCCTCCTATGAGCGCAAATTTATTATCACGCCCATGGATGGCGGTACCCGTCTTGCCGGAACCGTGGAATTTGGAGGCCTTGATGCCCCCATGTCCAATGCCCGTGCCGACTGCCTGCTTCCCCACGCCAAGGCGCTTTTGCCCAGGGTCTTTGAGGGGGCTGATGTGTCCGACGGTGAGCGTTGGATGGGATTCAGGCCATCTCTGCCGGACAGTCTGCCGGTTCTTGGGGAAAGCAAAAGTCCGGGAGTCTATTTTGCTTTTGGGCATCAACACCTCGGGCTTACCTGGGCTGCGAGCACCGCAGAGCTGATGGGGCAGTTGGTGAGCGGCGAGACGCCGGCCATCGACATGAGTCCTTACAGCGTAAAGCGCTTTGACTGA
- a CDS encoding lecithin retinol acyltransferase family protein: MPLPLLWIGGAALGALALADARESRRRLQYQRARGQTAIEHGEKSVVLSPSTWQTGGKQSTPVPGALMCCHVFGVIEHTGIYLGDGLIAELHGSGLIRAVSAERFLHGRTGSRIFVAADANHRPLAHEMATERAAMALFQYRDYDLLENNCHRFVWHCISGDEREIKGFGELNQLVAAFYGKAIYWDEARLSYPRE; encoded by the coding sequence ATGCCTTTACCCCTTCTCTGGATTGGTGGCGCCGCACTCGGCGCGTTGGCGTTGGCAGACGCCCGGGAGTCACGTCGACGCTTGCAGTATCAACGTGCCAGAGGCCAGACGGCTATCGAACATGGTGAAAAATCGGTGGTGCTATCGCCGAGTACCTGGCAAACAGGGGGCAAGCAAAGTACCCCGGTGCCCGGCGCTTTGATGTGTTGCCATGTGTTTGGCGTGATTGAACATACCGGTATTTACCTTGGTGATGGTCTGATTGCTGAGCTGCACGGCAGCGGCCTTATCCGCGCGGTTTCGGCAGAGCGGTTTCTCCATGGCCGCACTGGGAGCCGCATTTTTGTGGCGGCAGACGCCAATCATCGGCCACTGGCACACGAAATGGCCACCGAAAGAGCGGCCATGGCACTGTTTCAGTACCGGGATTACGACCTGCTCGAAAATAATTGCCATCGCTTTGTGTGGCATTGCATCAGCGGCGATGAAAGGGAAATAAAAGGCTTTGGCGAGCTGAATCAACTGGTGGCGGCTTTTTATGGCAAAGCCATCTATTGGGATGAGGCCAGGCTCTCTTATCCACGGGAATGA
- the gmhB gene encoding D-glycero-beta-D-manno-heptose 1,7-bisphosphate 7-phosphatase: protein MKRAVFLDRDGVINKDHGYVHTVDDFEYIEGVFEACLALKNMGYKLVVVTNQSGIARGMYSEDDFHSLTEWMDWNFADKGVDLDGIYYCPHHPEKGVGEYKQDCDCRKPKPGMLESAAKFLKLDLANSVMVGDKADDMRAAQAAGIPAKILVRSGKVVDSEGEKLATVVLDSIADVPAYLKSPN, encoded by the coding sequence GTGAAACGAGCAGTGTTTCTGGATAGGGATGGTGTCATCAATAAAGACCATGGTTATGTTCATACCGTCGACGATTTTGAGTACATCGAAGGTGTGTTTGAAGCCTGTCTTGCCCTGAAAAACATGGGTTACAAGTTGGTGGTGGTAACCAATCAGTCAGGCATTGCCCGCGGCATGTATTCTGAAGACGACTTTCACAGTCTGACGGAATGGATGGATTGGAACTTTGCCGACAAAGGTGTGGATCTCGACGGCATCTATTACTGTCCACACCATCCAGAAAAGGGCGTCGGGGAATATAAGCAGGATTGTGATTGCCGCAAACCCAAGCCAGGCATGCTGGAATCCGCAGCCAAATTCCTGAAACTGGATTTGGCCAATTCGGTTATGGTGGGTGACAAGGCTGATGATATGCGCGCCGCGCAAGCTGCGGGTATCCCTGCCAAAATTCTGGTGAGAAGCGGCAAGGTAGTTGACAGCGAAGGCGAGAAATTGGCCACCGTAGTATTGGACAGTATTGCTGACGTGCCGGCTTACCTGAAATCCCCAAACTGA
- a CDS encoding aldehyde dehydrogenase (NADP(+)), with protein MTTDLCGRHFIAHEWQRSESTFSRFNPSTNKVLPGEFSQGTVIEVEAAAIAAEAAFWEFQQTSADQKATLLETMASEIERDGDAIVACAMLESGLPEARLKGELGRSTGQLRLFASVLREPYSPLLMDKANPARQPLPKPELKLGQLPLGVVAVFGASNFPLAFSTAGGDTASALAAGCAVIVKGHPSHPGTSEWVARAMARAIDLTGMPKGLFSLIQGSEPALSVALVEHPLVKAVGFTGSLKVGRLLADRCALRPEPIPFYGELGSVNPQLLLPGKLAKDAPALAEAQVNSMMMGHGQFCTSPGLVIAIKGPGLESYLAALSDIASRQSASAMLSAGICHAFNQAVSAVVPKVNVIAQGQAAEAAHQSRPMIASIAASALTKQPELLEEVFGPFALVAICETKNEMFELVKCLPGQLTASVHGLESEVADFSDIVTRLAFKVGRIMFNQMPTGVEVARAMNHGGPYPASTDSRSTSVGTEAMKRFMRPLCYQNMPDSLLPDDLKGCSSRLMMF; from the coding sequence ATGACCACCGACCTCTGTGGCCGGCATTTTATTGCCCATGAATGGCAACGAAGTGAGTCCACCTTTTCCCGTTTCAACCCCAGCACCAACAAGGTACTGCCCGGCGAGTTCTCTCAGGGCACAGTTATTGAGGTTGAAGCTGCGGCCATTGCCGCAGAAGCCGCCTTCTGGGAATTCCAGCAAACGTCTGCCGACCAAAAGGCAACCCTGCTGGAGACAATGGCAAGCGAAATAGAACGGGACGGCGATGCCATTGTTGCCTGCGCCATGCTGGAATCCGGTCTGCCTGAGGCGCGCCTTAAGGGCGAACTTGGCCGCTCCACAGGCCAGCTGCGGCTCTTTGCCAGCGTCCTTCGTGAACCCTATTCCCCGCTTTTGATGGACAAAGCCAATCCGGCTCGTCAGCCGCTGCCCAAGCCAGAGTTAAAATTGGGCCAGCTGCCCCTGGGAGTCGTTGCCGTGTTTGGCGCCTCCAATTTCCCGCTGGCGTTTTCCACCGCCGGTGGCGACACCGCGTCTGCACTGGCGGCGGGCTGCGCCGTCATCGTCAAGGGCCATCCGTCCCATCCGGGCACCAGCGAGTGGGTGGCTCGGGCAATGGCAAGAGCCATTGACCTGACCGGTATGCCAAAGGGGCTCTTTTCACTTATCCAGGGAAGCGAGCCCGCGCTGTCGGTGGCGCTGGTTGAACATCCGCTGGTAAAAGCGGTGGGTTTTACCGGGTCTCTTAAGGTCGGACGCCTTCTTGCTGACCGCTGCGCTCTGCGCCCCGAGCCCATTCCCTTTTACGGCGAGCTGGGTTCGGTTAACCCACAACTATTGCTGCCCGGCAAACTGGCAAAGGACGCGCCTGCCCTCGCCGAAGCACAGGTCAATTCCATGATGATGGGCCATGGGCAGTTTTGTACAAGCCCGGGACTTGTCATCGCCATCAAAGGCCCGGGGCTTGAGAGCTATCTTGCGGCCTTATCGGATATTGCCAGCCGTCAGAGTGCCTCTGCCATGTTAAGCGCCGGGATCTGCCATGCTTTTAATCAGGCCGTCAGTGCCGTGGTGCCAAAAGTGAATGTGATTGCTCAGGGGCAAGCGGCCGAAGCGGCGCACCAAAGCCGGCCGATGATTGCCAGCATTGCGGCAAGCGCCTTAACTAAGCAACCCGAACTGCTCGAAGAAGTCTTTGGCCCCTTCGCTCTGGTGGCGATTTGTGAAACAAAGAATGAGATGTTTGAGCTGGTGAAATGCCTGCCGGGGCAACTGACAGCCAGCGTTCATGGGCTGGAATCCGAAGTCGCCGACTTCAGTGACATAGTGACGCGTTTGGCCTTTAAAGTGGGACGCATCATGTTCAATCAAATGCCCACGGGGGTTGAAGTGGCCCGGGCCATGAACCACGGCGGCCCCTACCCTGCCAGTACCGACAGCCGCTCCACATCGGTGGGAACCGAAGCGATGAAACGCTTTATGCGCCCACTTTGTTACCAAAATATGCCGGACTCACTGTTACCGGATGACCTGAAAGGGTGTTCAAGCCGATTGATGATGTTCTAA
- the dapA gene encoding 4-hydroxy-tetrahydrodipicolinate synthase has translation MKVNWQGVYPAISTQFNADGSINFASNTRMLEQLITDGINGIIALGTIGENASLSAEEKRAFLKHTVETVAGRIPVIAGCTENTAQLAIQYVQDVEAIGVDGVMLLPAVVYRGTDREVLTHYQMVARATKLPIMIYNNPVSYGVDINLEMTATLANEPNIVAIKESTTDTRRLTELQSRFGDRFTLFCGVDDIALESLLLGATGWISGLTNVFPRESVTLYKLARAGRIEEAREIYRWFMPLLRLDTIPTLVQCIKLAEQLAGRGSEQVRMPRMTLIGDERAYVEKVVGEAMASRIDLSKYNLD, from the coding sequence ATGAAAGTGAACTGGCAAGGCGTATATCCAGCGATTTCTACCCAATTCAATGCGGATGGCTCTATCAACTTCGCCTCCAACACCCGGATGTTGGAGCAGCTGATCACCGATGGGATCAACGGCATCATCGCCCTGGGAACCATAGGTGAAAACGCCTCTTTGAGTGCCGAAGAAAAACGCGCCTTCCTGAAACACACTGTCGAAACCGTGGCTGGCCGTATCCCCGTGATAGCCGGTTGTACCGAAAACACCGCCCAGTTAGCCATACAGTATGTGCAGGATGTGGAAGCCATTGGTGTGGATGGGGTCATGCTGCTGCCCGCTGTGGTGTACCGTGGTACCGACCGCGAAGTGCTGACCCACTATCAGATGGTTGCCCGCGCCACCAAACTGCCCATCATGATTTATAACAACCCAGTCAGCTATGGCGTTGATATTAATCTGGAAATGACCGCAACTCTCGCCAATGAGCCAAACATAGTGGCCATTAAAGAGTCCACCACAGATACCCGCCGCCTCACCGAGTTGCAAAGCCGATTTGGCGATCGTTTCACCCTGTTTTGCGGTGTGGATGACATTGCACTGGAATCCTTGTTGCTGGGTGCCACCGGTTGGATTTCCGGCCTGACCAACGTGTTCCCCCGTGAGTCGGTCACCCTTTACAAGCTCGCACGCGCCGGTCGCATCGAAGAAGCCCGTGAAATCTATCGCTGGTTTATGCCGCTGCTGCGCCTCGATACCATTCCAACCTTGGTCCAGTGCATCAAGCTTGCCGAGCAGCTGGCCGGCCGGGGCAGTGAACAGGTACGCATGCCACGTATGACGCTGATTGGCGATGAGCGAGCCTACGTTGAGAAAGTCGTGGGTGAAGCCATGGCCAGCCGCATCGATTTGTCCAAATACAATCTGGACTGA
- a CDS encoding GntR family transcriptional regulator encodes MSRHTPIVHKTRTQVVVEVLREKILSGEIAAGEPLRQSALAEELNVSRIPVREALLQLEAEGLVKFEAHKGATATELSVAQVTELFELRALIETDLLAKAIPNLQDEDLIQAEKVLEQLESAFKQEDAVGSWAELNTKFHTTLYQAANRPHTLEVVHGLNTNCDRYIRLQLLLTGGIPRAEQDHRDLLTYCKQKQTDKAVVLLREHILHAAESIRDLVAEQVK; translated from the coding sequence ATGAGTCGACACACGCCTATCGTCCATAAAACTCGCACTCAGGTCGTGGTAGAAGTTCTCAGAGAGAAGATTCTCTCGGGGGAAATTGCTGCCGGAGAACCCTTGCGCCAGAGCGCATTGGCCGAAGAGCTCAACGTGAGCCGTATTCCTGTCCGGGAAGCCCTGTTGCAATTGGAAGCCGAAGGCTTGGTGAAGTTTGAGGCCCACAAAGGTGCCACCGCTACCGAGCTGTCTGTCGCACAGGTGACCGAATTGTTTGAACTCAGGGCGCTGATTGAAACAGATCTGCTTGCAAAAGCCATCCCGAATCTGCAAGATGAAGACCTGATCCAGGCCGAGAAAGTGCTGGAACAACTGGAATCTGCCTTTAAACAGGAAGATGCCGTTGGAAGCTGGGCCGAGCTCAACACCAAATTCCATACTACGCTGTATCAGGCTGCCAACCGTCCACACACACTGGAAGTGGTTCACGGTTTAAATACCAATTGTGACCGTTATATCCGGCTGCAGTTGTTGCTGACCGGCGGGATCCCGCGGGCCGAGCAAGACCACAGAGATCTGCTGACTTATTGCAAGCAGAAACAAACCGACAAGGCCGTAGTTCTGCTGCGCGAGCACATTCTGCACGCGGCAGAGTCCATTCGCGATCTGGTTGCCGAACAGGTCAAATGA
- a CDS encoding aminopeptidase P N-terminal domain-containing protein, whose protein sequence is MATLTDTTLYAARRSALLDRLPPESLVVLAGYQQKVRSKNIKYHFRQDNDFLYLTGFAEPDAFALIYREASHDCLSLFCRPRDKAAEVSFGHRAGPEGAVAQFGANEAFVIDEFESRLLDALKGKTHVYVSDELNRLPALWQLINHERFHTPFDVPKAYRQLSALGAVLHPMRAIKSDSEIALIRHAVNASIAGHKALMKTVTPGINEGLLAATFMLEIAKHGCVDVGYPNIVASGNNACCLHYEDNCCEVKAGELVLVDAGAEYSHYSADITRTFPVNGLFSNAQRQIHTLVLSALDAAIARVRPGARWNVLYETCMEVMAKGLIELGLLEGSLDEVMKSESYKRFTVHKTGHWLGMDVHDVGPYQDERGDWRTLEPGMVFTLEPGIYIPADAINVPPKYRGLGVRIEDDILVTADGCENLSGACPRSCDEIEAFMASGR, encoded by the coding sequence ATGGCCACCCTCACAGATACCACGCTTTATGCTGCCCGTCGCAGTGCACTCTTGGACCGATTGCCCCCCGAGAGCCTCGTCGTGCTCGCCGGATATCAGCAAAAAGTGCGCAGTAAAAACATCAAGTATCATTTCCGGCAGGACAACGACTTTTTGTATTTAACCGGATTCGCAGAGCCCGACGCCTTTGCCCTCATCTATAGAGAGGCCAGTCATGATTGCCTTAGCCTTTTTTGTCGCCCTCGCGACAAGGCGGCCGAGGTCAGTTTCGGCCACCGCGCCGGCCCGGAAGGCGCTGTGGCCCAGTTTGGGGCCAATGAAGCCTTTGTTATCGATGAGTTTGAGTCAAGGTTACTCGATGCGCTCAAAGGTAAAACCCATGTCTATGTAAGTGATGAGCTCAACCGCCTGCCAGCGCTGTGGCAACTGATTAATCACGAGCGTTTCCACACGCCGTTCGACGTACCCAAGGCCTACCGGCAACTGTCAGCCTTGGGCGCAGTGCTGCATCCCATGCGGGCGATTAAGTCTGACTCGGAAATTGCACTTATCCGTCACGCGGTCAATGCCTCCATCGCCGGGCACAAGGCACTGATGAAAACGGTCACACCGGGCATCAATGAAGGGCTGCTGGCCGCCACCTTTATGCTGGAGATTGCCAAACATGGCTGTGTGGATGTGGGCTACCCCAACATAGTGGCCAGTGGTAACAACGCCTGCTGCCTGCATTACGAAGACAACTGCTGCGAGGTTAAGGCGGGCGAGCTGGTGCTGGTTGATGCAGGCGCCGAGTATAGCCATTACAGTGCCGACATTACCCGCACCTTCCCGGTGAATGGCCTTTTCAGTAACGCGCAGCGCCAGATCCACACTCTGGTATTAAGCGCATTGGATGCGGCAATCGCCAGGGTACGCCCGGGCGCCCGCTGGAATGTCCTTTATGAGACCTGCATGGAGGTGATGGCCAAAGGGCTGATTGAACTTGGCCTGCTTGAAGGCTCGCTCGATGAGGTAATGAAAAGCGAAAGCTATAAACGCTTTACCGTACACAAGACCGGCCACTGGCTGGGAATGGACGTGCACGATGTGGGCCCCTATCAGGATGAAAGAGGTGATTGGCGCACGCTCGAACCCGGGATGGTGTTTACCCTGGAGCCCGGGATTTATATTCCGGCCGATGCCATCAATGTACCGCCCAAGTACCGTGGCTTGGGCGTGCGCATCGAGGACGATATCCTGGTCACCGCAGATGGCTGTGAGAACCTCTCTGGAGCCTGCCCCCGCAGCTGCGATGAGATAGAAGCCTTTATGGCTTCCGGCAGATAG